AGATACCCTCGCaagatgtcaaaaaaagtcaaaggtctGGAATAGTTTCAAAATCTTAAGCTTTGATTAATTGCGATATTTCCCACTGAAGCTTCCATCCCCAAAAACTGGTTCTCAGGACAGCCCTAGATTAAAGTGATAAAGAAAGATGAGATGTTTCAACTGACTgattcctttcttttcttttcttctctcctctttcagATATTTTATGTGAATCCCCGTTACATCCTATTTATCCACCTGGTGGTGAACGACATGATCCAGCTCACTTTAACTATAAGTCTGTTTCTCCTTAGTTACATCTTCTACAGAATCAATGCTTCTTTATGTTGCCTTATTATTACCTTATCTATTTTCACCACCCTCAACACTCCATTAAATTTGGCTGTCATGGCAGTGGAGTGCTACATTGCTATTTGTTTACCACTGCGACACGCTGAGCTCTGCACCATCAAAAGAACTTATGTTCTGATTGGTTGGATTTGGGTCATGAGTTCAGTCTTAGCCCTGCCAGATGTGATTATTCTTCTGGCAACAGAGCCTGTACAGTTATTTTATTCCACAATGTTCTGTAAAAGGGAAAACCTGTTCCGACATCctatacacttaaaaaaaagggaTGTTTCCCACATAATTTACCTAATTGGTGTTTGGCTCACTCTCCTCTACACCTACATCATGATCTTCTTAGCTGCTAAATCTGCTAAAACAGCTAAATCAGCTaaaggagacacaaagaagGCCAGGAATACAATCCTTCTCCATGGCTTTCAGCTACTGTTGTGTATGCTAACCTATATAGCCCACGCAGTGCGAAAGGCTCTGTTGTACTTGTTTCCTAAACATCATGTACAAATAGTCTTTGCTTCCTATATCATTGTCCAGATCCTTCCCAGGTTTCTCAGTCCTATTGTGTACGGACTACGAGACAAGACATTTAGACAGCATTTGAGAAGGTATCTGCTGTGTACAGTGAGCACAAGCATTAAACCACTGACAGCAAAAGTCATGTTGCTGTATTAAATAACAAAGTAAGTAGATACTGTGGAAACATCTTCCACCAAGACCTACCGCCCACTCCCCTTAAATTGAGCCCTACTGTCTCAGCACCACAAGCATTGTAGTTTGCAAATCAACTGATCGTTCAATGAAAATACTTTAAGTCTTTACCAACCTAACCTGATCATGTTAATAAAATAGGCAGGGTCTGAAATTAACACCCACCAAGTGCCAAATATGGGTAGATTTTCCTTTGGTGAGTAAATGACAGAGGGCCACCCACTATGCTGGCGGGtaaatgtctgtaccaaaaTAAACATGTAATAAAAAACTATGCTGAGAATCTCTACTGCATTTTGGTGTCATTTAGGGGTGTATAGCTATGGGTAATGAGTTGTACCCATATTTATGACAGTAACAAAAAATTAACATGGAGGCTCTGTAGTCTGACCTAAGACAGCAAAGTCTCTATTGCCTCCCACACTGTCAGCGGGAGtgtattaatgtgtatgttaatgcatgtttttgctgtgaacttgaagtTTCTGGTCAGTGATGaattgatgaggtgggtgtacaaCTAGGTAGATGGGTCGGTTACAGAGGAAGGAAAACACTTCCCTCTCATTgataacaactacaaaaagcTACCCCAGGCTGCTAGAACATGCTCCATCTGATAGGGGCCTTAAATAGAAACAAGTTTCTGTTTCAGTTTCAAGTGTACAATTATGCCTGTAACACACTGGATTTCAAAGGCA
This portion of the Epinephelus moara isolate mb unplaced genomic scaffold, YSFRI_EMoa_1.0 scaffold794, whole genome shotgun sequence genome encodes:
- the LOC126387555 gene encoding odorant receptor 131-2-like: MNSSSHGYNVSTGLSYRDAYNTAVAKNVIVVALGLIINYINGTLIHTFRKHQIFYVNPRYILFIHLVVNDMIQLTLTISLFLLSYIFYRINASLCCLIITLSIFTTLNTPLNLAVMAVECYIAICLPLRHAELCTIKRTYVLIGWIWVMSSVLALPDVIILLATEPVQLFYSTMFCKRENLFRHPIHLKKRDVSHIIYLIGVWLTLLYTYIMIFLAAKSAKTAKSAKGDTKKARNTILLHGFQLLLCMLTYIAHAVRKALLYLFPKHHVQIVFASYIIVQILPRFLSPIVYGLRDKTFRQHLRRYLLCTVSTSIKPLTAKVMLLY